In Nostoc sp. GT001, a genomic segment contains:
- a CDS encoding SNF2-related protein: MAILHCNWLLKNQNGCLFIWGETWRSPRVNLESSGSGDISVHPLAMTSVELSEWLRSQNMAITNFIQKPQVAFASGVGKAIATTGRTRKAASAPEISLPTHSQIIALPTYIPESSDEGTTAIFPVHSASLGENTDSPQYLQPWRVEGFCLNPSEAVKFLSAVPLNAAKGEDAFLGGDLRFWSQVARWSLDLISRCKFLPAIDRQSDGAFAAKWQVLLDSAVDGTRLEKFSATMPLVCRTYQEGLGTGDWGLGTGEEFSQSPIPNPQSLFYVDFPAEPQELLLGFLNSTIDAQVREMVGSQPPIEAKAIASLPPGVRQWLQALTSTSGTVNADAIEVERLEAALKAWTMPLQYQLTLKTLFRTCFQLRSPESGETDWTLAYFLQAADNPEFLVDAATIWNNPVERLVYENRTIEQPQETFLRGLGVASRLYPTIVGSFETEYPQSSRLTPIQAYEFIKAVAWRLEDSGLGVILPPSLANREGWANRLGLKITAETPKGKQGRLGLQSLLNFQWQLAIGGQTISKAEFDKLVALNSPLVEINGEWVELRPQDIKTAQTFFTTRKDQMALSLEDALRFSTGDTQVIEKLPVVSFEASGALQELIGALNNNQAIAPLPTPAGFKGQLRPYQERGAAWLSFLERWGLGACLADDMGLGKCVANDTLVNASGLLRTAETIWTTHAGETEFDGEGFWANPKEQLLVNSIDEKTGKIVQANVRQLYRQQVCEKLRKITLEDGSNITITHRHKLLTSKGWTNNLQVGDYVCVPSKTLWNGQPQDPDLVKFLAWQIAEGHELPDVGRVTISQKDTRVLEDLLQTCQRIQKRYNLKINSPNISTFPNRVASLRVNSQAYREFLEAKGYIWGKLSAEKSIPPFIMQADLDSVRIFLQNYFDAESAVVFSMRSIEISTASALLIQQLSALLRRFGIWLRISPKLKCATNGTHTLRTYYIGVIGGNSARRFIQEIGFNNLEKQSKLERICQLVSNTNIEGIPASDMVAQTVIATGLPLRHFGMHNTVYINGSQQFSRDSLRRVIAGMNRIISGEAQEQYQLLKPSKWTTQTLTAYSNLDLEQLSLTRQSLQCLLDQEVFYCRIESIEEIDYDGWVYDFEVSEHHNFVANNIICHNTVQFIAFLLHLKEQDALENPTLLVCPTSVLGNWEREVNKFAPSLKILQYHGDKRPKGKAFLEAVKKHDLIVTSYSLLHRDIKSLQSVSWQIIVLDEAQNVKNPEAKQSKAVRELEATFRIALTGTPVENRLQELWSILDFLNPGYLGNKQFFQRRFAMPIEKYGDTASLTQLRSLVQPFILRRLKSDRDIIQDLPDKQEMTVFCGLTGEQAALYQQVVEQSLIEIESAEGLQRRGMILALLIKLKQICNHPAQYLKQATLEQHNSAKLLRLEEMLEEVLAESDRALIFTQFAEWGKLLKPYLEKQLGREILFLYGSTSKKQREEMIDRFQHDPQEPPIMILSLKAGGVGLNLTRANHVFHFDRWWNPAVENQATDRVFRIGQTRNVQVHKFVCTGTLEEKIHDMIESKKQLAEQVVGAGEEWLTEMDTDQLRNLLLLDRSAVIDDDAE, translated from the coding sequence ATGGCGATTTTACACTGTAATTGGTTACTAAAAAATCAAAATGGTTGTTTATTTATTTGGGGGGAAACTTGGCGATCGCCACGAGTAAATTTAGAGTCTAGTGGATCTGGAGATATCTCAGTACATCCATTGGCAATGACATCAGTTGAGTTGAGTGAGTGGTTGCGTTCTCAGAATATGGCAATTACCAACTTCATCCAAAAACCCCAAGTTGCGTTTGCCTCTGGTGTTGGCAAAGCGATCGCTACTACTGGGCGAACCCGCAAAGCCGCCAGTGCGCCTGAAATCAGTTTGCCAACGCACTCCCAAATCATTGCCCTACCAACTTATATCCCAGAAAGCAGTGATGAAGGAACAACAGCGATTTTTCCTGTACATTCTGCCAGCTTGGGGGAAAATACAGACTCCCCACAATATCTGCAACCGTGGCGAGTTGAGGGTTTTTGTCTCAACCCCAGCGAAGCAGTAAAATTTCTTTCTGCTGTTCCCTTAAATGCTGCTAAAGGGGAAGATGCCTTTTTGGGTGGAGATTTACGCTTTTGGTCACAGGTTGCCCGATGGAGTTTAGATTTAATCTCACGGTGTAAGTTTTTACCAGCAATTGACCGACAATCAGATGGTGCATTTGCTGCCAAATGGCAAGTACTTCTAGATAGCGCTGTAGATGGAACCCGCCTAGAAAAATTTTCTGCAACCATGCCGTTGGTTTGTCGCACTTATCAAGAGGGACTGGGGACTGGGGACTGGGGACTAGGGACTGGAGAAGAGTTTTCCCAATCCCCAATCCCTAATCCCCAATCCCTATTTTATGTAGACTTCCCAGCCGAACCTCAAGAATTACTTTTGGGATTTCTCAACAGTACGATAGATGCCCAAGTACGAGAAATGGTAGGTTCTCAACCTCCAATTGAAGCTAAGGCAATCGCATCTTTACCACCTGGGGTACGACAGTGGTTGCAAGCCTTAACTAGTACATCTGGCACTGTCAATGCAGATGCCATTGAAGTAGAACGACTGGAAGCGGCACTCAAGGCTTGGACTATGCCGCTACAATACCAATTAACTCTTAAAACTCTATTTCGTACCTGTTTTCAACTGCGTTCTCCAGAGTCCGGTGAAACAGATTGGACGTTAGCATATTTCCTGCAAGCGGCTGACAATCCTGAGTTTTTAGTGGATGCGGCAACTATTTGGAACAATCCAGTTGAACGATTGGTTTATGAAAATCGGACAATTGAGCAACCACAGGAAACATTTTTGCGAGGTTTGGGTGTAGCTTCCCGATTATATCCAACAATAGTAGGCAGCTTTGAAACCGAATATCCCCAATCTTCTCGTCTCACCCCCATACAAGCTTATGAGTTTATCAAAGCTGTAGCTTGGAGGTTGGAAGACAGTGGTTTAGGAGTAATTTTGCCTCCCAGTTTGGCAAACCGTGAAGGATGGGCAAATCGTTTGGGTTTGAAAATTACTGCCGAAACCCCAAAAGGAAAGCAGGGACGTTTAGGGTTGCAGAGTTTACTAAATTTTCAATGGCAATTGGCAATTGGCGGACAGACTATTTCCAAAGCCGAGTTTGATAAACTTGTGGCTTTAAATAGTCCCCTAGTGGAAATTAACGGCGAGTGGGTAGAATTGCGCCCCCAAGATATCAAAACAGCCCAAACCTTTTTTACCACTCGCAAAGACCAAATGGCGCTTTCACTGGAAGATGCCTTGCGTTTCAGTACAGGGGATACCCAAGTAATTGAAAAATTACCAGTGGTTAGCTTTGAGGCATCTGGGGCATTGCAAGAGTTGATTGGGGCGCTAAATAATAATCAAGCGATCGCACCTTTACCGACACCAGCAGGCTTTAAAGGACAGTTGCGACCCTATCAAGAACGAGGCGCTGCTTGGCTATCCTTCTTGGAACGTTGGGGCTTAGGTGCATGTCTCGCTGACGATATGGGACTCGGTAAATGCGTAGCGAATGATACTCTAGTAAATGCAAGTGGACTGTTACGCACAGCCGAGACAATCTGGACAACTCATGCTGGAGAAACAGAATTTGACGGCGAAGGATTTTGGGCTAACCCTAAAGAACAATTACTAGTTAATTCCATAGATGAAAAAACTGGCAAAATTGTCCAGGCTAATGTTAGGCAGTTGTATCGGCAGCAAGTCTGCGAGAAATTACGAAAAATCACGCTAGAAGACGGTAGCAATATCACAATCACTCATCGTCATAAGTTGCTGACAAGTAAAGGTTGGACAAATAACTTACAGGTGGGCGATTACGTTTGTGTCCCAAGTAAAACGCTCTGGAATGGACAACCACAAGACCCTGATTTAGTCAAGTTTCTTGCTTGGCAGATTGCTGAAGGGCATGAACTACCCGATGTGGGAAGAGTCACAATATCCCAAAAAGACACCAGAGTATTAGAGGATCTACTCCAGACTTGCCAACGCATTCAAAAGCGCTATAACCTCAAAATTAACAGCCCTAATATCTCTACCTTCCCTAACAGAGTTGCTTCTCTTCGAGTTAATAGCCAAGCCTATCGGGAATTCTTAGAAGCTAAAGGTTATATTTGGGGAAAACTATCGGCAGAAAAATCTATTCCGCCCTTCATTATGCAAGCAGACTTGGATAGTGTGCGGATATTTTTACAAAACTATTTCGATGCTGAATCTGCTGTTGTTTTTAGTATGCGGAGTATTGAGATTTCTACAGCTTCAGCTTTACTAATTCAGCAACTTTCTGCACTGTTGCGGCGCTTCGGCATTTGGTTGCGAATATCGCCCAAACTGAAGTGTGCCACTAATGGAACTCATACTTTACGCACTTACTATATTGGTGTAATTGGAGGGAATTCTGCCCGCAGATTTATCCAAGAAATTGGTTTTAATAACTTAGAAAAACAGAGCAAGTTAGAACGAATTTGTCAACTGGTCAGTAACACAAATATTGAAGGAATTCCTGCTTCTGATATGGTTGCCCAAACAGTCATAGCAACGGGACTCCCATTGCGGCATTTTGGGATGCACAACACTGTTTACATTAATGGTTCACAGCAATTTTCTAGAGATAGTTTACGGCGAGTAATAGCTGGGATGAACCGTATTATCAGTGGAGAAGCCCAAGAACAGTATCAGCTACTCAAACCTTCCAAGTGGACAACTCAAACCCTGACAGCATATAGCAACCTAGATTTAGAACAGTTGAGCTTAACAAGACAGTCTTTGCAATGTCTTCTCGACCAAGAGGTATTTTATTGCCGGATAGAATCAATAGAAGAGATAGATTATGATGGATGGGTTTATGACTTTGAAGTTAGCGAACATCATAATTTTGTCGCTAACAATATTATTTGCCATAACACTGTCCAATTCATTGCTTTTCTGCTGCACTTAAAAGAACAAGATGCACTAGAAAATCCAACACTGCTAGTTTGTCCAACTTCGGTTTTAGGCAACTGGGAAAGGGAAGTCAATAAATTTGCACCAAGCCTGAAAATTTTGCAATATCACGGTGACAAACGCCCAAAAGGGAAAGCGTTTTTAGAAGCCGTGAAAAAGCACGATTTAATCGTTACCAGCTACTCACTTCTTCATCGAGATATCAAATCATTGCAAAGTGTATCTTGGCAGATAATAGTTTTAGATGAAGCCCAGAATGTGAAAAATCCAGAGGCGAAGCAGTCAAAAGCAGTGCGGGAATTAGAAGCTACATTTCGCATTGCATTGACGGGGACACCCGTAGAAAATAGACTGCAAGAATTATGGTCTATTTTGGATTTTCTCAATCCTGGGTATTTAGGCAATAAGCAATTTTTCCAGCGTCGATTTGCCATGCCAATTGAAAAGTATGGTGATACGGCTTCTTTGACTCAGTTACGTTCATTAGTGCAACCATTTATACTGCGGCGATTGAAAAGCGATCGCGACATAATTCAAGATTTACCAGACAAGCAAGAAATGACCGTATTTTGCGGTTTAACTGGTGAACAAGCTGCACTTTATCAACAAGTTGTAGAACAATCTTTAATAGAGATTGAATCTGCTGAAGGATTGCAACGTCGGGGGATGATTTTGGCTTTGTTAATCAAACTCAAACAAATCTGCAATCACCCAGCCCAATATTTGAAACAAGCGACATTAGAACAACATAATTCAGCCAAACTTCTGCGGCTAGAAGAAATGTTAGAAGAAGTTTTAGCAGAAAGCGATAGAGCTTTAATTTTCACACAGTTTGCTGAGTGGGGTAAATTACTTAAACCCTATTTAGAAAAACAGCTTGGGCGAGAAATATTGTTTTTATATGGTAGCACCAGCAAAAAACAACGTGAGGAAATGATCGACCGTTTTCAACACGATCCTCAAGAGCCGCCAATTATGATTCTTTCTCTGAAAGCGGGTGGTGTCGGACTGAATTTAACACGAGCAAATCATGTATTCCACTTTGATAGATGGTGGAATCCAGCCGTGGAAAATCAAGCCACAGATAGAGTATTTCGGATTGGTCAAACCCGGAATGTGCAAGTACATAAATTTGTTTGCACAGGCACTTTAGAAGAAAAAATTCATGACATGATTGAAAGTAAAAAACAACTAGCTGAACAAGTTGTAGGTGCTGGTGAAGAATGGTTGACCGAAATGGATACAGACCAACTTCGGAACTTATTACTACTCGACCGCAGTGCAGTGATTGATGATGATGCAGAATAA
- a CDS encoding N-acetyltransferase, with amino-acid sequence MNFPLIKALKNGMLVELDYMHPQEKEVVRSLLNVVIVEGKTYPQKQPLSPTEFSAYWLSKDAFVVRTSVVDPTHKPKEILGAFNLKPNFPGRCSHICNAGFIVQPGLRGQGLGRFMGEAMLAIAANLGYEAVMFNLVFETNIPSITLWQSLGFEIIGRIPGAAKLENGQVVEALILYHTLG; translated from the coding sequence ATGAATTTTCCCCTAATTAAAGCCTTAAAGAACGGGATGTTAGTGGAACTGGATTATATGCATCCTCAAGAAAAAGAGGTTGTAAGATCGTTACTCAATGTTGTAATTGTTGAAGGTAAAACTTATCCCCAAAAGCAACCTCTATCTCCTACAGAATTTTCAGCTTACTGGTTAAGCAAGGATGCCTTTGTTGTCAGGACATCTGTTGTAGATCCTACACACAAGCCAAAAGAAATATTAGGGGCGTTTAATTTAAAGCCAAACTTTCCCGGTCGGTGTAGCCATATTTGCAACGCTGGTTTTATTGTACAACCTGGGTTACGCGGTCAAGGTTTAGGACGGTTCATGGGAGAGGCTATGCTTGCGATCGCAGCAAACCTTGGCTACGAAGCAGTGATGTTTAATTTGGTCTTTGAGACTAATATACCTTCAATTACACTTTGGCAGTCGTTAGGATTTGAGATTATTGGGCGAATTCCGGGCGCGGCGAAGCTAGAGAATGGGCAGGTGGTAGAGGCGCTAATCCTGTATCACACTTTGGGTTGA
- a CDS encoding polyribonucleotide nucleotidyltransferase produces the protein MAEVDKSISFDGRDIRLKVGLLAPQAGGSVLIESGDTSVLVTATRSQAREGIDFLPLTVDYEERLYAAGRIPGGIMRREGRPPEKTILTSRLIDRPMRPLFPSWLRDDLQIIALTLSMDELVPPDVLAVTGASIATLIAQIPFNGPMAAVRVGLVGDDFIINPTYAETEAGDLDLVVAGSPHGVIMVEAGANQLPERDILEAIDFGYEAVRDLIKAQQDLIAELGLVIVQEAPPEVDQTLENYIRDRANGQIKKILSQFSLTKPERDAALDVVKDEIAATITELPEEDPIRVAATANKKALGNTFKDITKHFMRRQIIEDNVRVDGRKLDQVRPVSCLVDVLPKRVHGSGLFNRELTQVLSTCTLGTPGDAQNLNDDMQLDQHKRYLHHYNFPPFSVGETKPMRAPGRREIGHGALAERAIIPVLPSKEQFPYVIRIVSEVLSSNGSTSMGSVCGSTLALMDAGVPILKPVSGAAMGLIKEGDEVRVLTDIQGIEDFLGDMDFKVAGTDTGITALQMDMKISGLSLEVIAQAVHQAKAARLHILEKMLACIDTPRTETSPYAPRLLTIKIDSDMIGLVIGAGGKTIKGITEETGAKIDIEDDGTVTISAVDENKAKRARNIIQGMTRKLHEGDVYAGRITRIIPIGAFVEFLPGKEGMIHISQLADYRVGKVEDEVAVGDEVIIKVREIDNKGRINLTRLGIHPDQAAAAREAAAVNR, from the coding sequence ATGGCAGAAGTTGATAAGTCAATATCCTTCGATGGCAGGGATATTCGACTGAAAGTAGGCCTATTAGCTCCCCAGGCAGGTGGGTCGGTTTTGATAGAATCAGGGGACACATCCGTTTTAGTAACGGCTACGCGATCGCAAGCCAGAGAAGGCATTGATTTTCTTCCCCTTACTGTAGATTATGAAGAAAGGCTATATGCCGCTGGTAGGATTCCCGGCGGGATCATGCGGCGCGAAGGTCGTCCACCAGAAAAAACAATTCTCACCAGCCGTCTAATAGACCGTCCCATGCGTCCCTTGTTCCCTTCATGGTTACGGGATGACCTGCAAATTATTGCCTTAACGCTGTCGATGGACGAGTTAGTTCCACCCGATGTGTTAGCAGTTACAGGCGCTTCCATTGCTACCCTGATTGCCCAGATTCCTTTTAATGGGCCAATGGCAGCAGTGCGGGTTGGTTTAGTGGGAGATGATTTCATTATTAACCCCACTTATGCAGAAACCGAAGCGGGAGATTTGGATCTGGTAGTAGCAGGTTCACCACATGGCGTGATCATGGTGGAAGCGGGAGCCAATCAGTTGCCAGAGCGAGATATTCTCGAAGCGATTGACTTTGGTTATGAAGCGGTGCGGGATTTAATCAAAGCGCAGCAAGATTTAATTGCAGAATTGGGTCTAGTAATAGTGCAAGAAGCACCACCAGAAGTAGACCAAACGCTAGAAAATTATATCCGCGATCGCGCCAACGGTCAGATTAAGAAAATCTTGTCTCAATTTAGTTTGACCAAACCCGAACGCGATGCAGCTTTAGATGTCGTCAAGGATGAAATTGCCGCGACGATTACCGAACTGCCAGAAGAAGACCCCATTCGAGTTGCTGCAACTGCAAATAAGAAGGCACTTGGTAACACTTTTAAAGATATTACCAAACACTTCATGCGGCGACAAATCATTGAAGATAACGTCCGCGTTGATGGTCGTAAACTCGATCAAGTGCGTCCGGTTTCGTGTTTAGTTGATGTCTTACCAAAGCGAGTCCACGGTAGCGGTTTATTTAACCGGGAACTAACTCAGGTATTATCCACTTGTACTCTGGGTACACCTGGGGATGCTCAAAACCTCAACGATGACATGCAGCTAGATCAGCACAAGCGTTATCTGCATCATTACAACTTCCCGCCGTTCTCAGTTGGAGAAACCAAGCCAATGCGTGCCCCAGGAAGGCGCGAAATTGGTCACGGGGCATTGGCAGAACGAGCGATAATACCTGTGCTACCGTCCAAAGAACAATTTCCCTACGTGATTCGTATCGTATCGGAAGTACTTTCCTCCAACGGTTCCACCTCAATGGGTTCAGTCTGCGGTTCCACCCTCGCCTTGATGGATGCTGGTGTACCAATTCTCAAACCCGTTAGTGGCGCGGCAATGGGTCTGATTAAGGAAGGCGACGAAGTACGAGTCCTGACCGACATTCAAGGCATTGAAGACTTTTTGGGCGACATGGACTTCAAAGTTGCCGGGACGGATACCGGGATTACCGCCTTGCAGATGGATATGAAAATCTCCGGTTTGTCTTTGGAAGTTATTGCCCAAGCCGTCCACCAAGCCAAAGCAGCCCGGTTGCACATTCTGGAGAAAATGCTCGCGTGCATTGACACGCCACGGACTGAAACCTCACCTTATGCTCCACGTCTGTTAACAATCAAGATTGATTCAGACATGATTGGTTTGGTCATCGGNGCTGGAGGCAAGACTATTAAGGGTATCACAGAGGAAACTGGTGCAAAAATTGACATCGAAGATGATGGCACCGTGACAATTTCCGCTGTGGATGAGAACAAGGCCAAGAGAGCCAGAAATATCATCCAAGGCATGACCCGCAAGCTGCACGAAGGGGATGTCTATGCAGGACGCATTACTCGGATTATACCGATAGGTGCATTTGTGGAATTTTTGCCAGGAAAAGAAGGCATGATTCACATATCTCAACTAGCTGACTACCGCGTTGGCAAAGTTGAGGATGAAGTAGCGGTAGGCGATGAAGTGATTATCAAAGTGCGCGAAATTGATAACAAAGGTCGCATTAATCTCACCCGCTTGGGTATTCACCCAGATCAAGCAGCAGCAGCAAGAGAAGCAGCGGCGGTGAATCGGTAA
- a CDS encoding type II toxin-antitoxin system HicB family antitoxin, producing the protein MKYIIVIQWFDEDECFIVSLPEWGEFCHTHGDTYQEAFKNAQEVLEMLIESSLADGQPLPEPKTLEKSLK; encoded by the coding sequence ATGAAATATATAATCGTTATTCAGTGGTTTGATGAGGATGAGTGTTTTATTGTGAGTCTTCCTGAATGGGGAGAGTTTTGTCATACTCACGGAGATACTTACCAAGAAGCTTTCAAAAATGCTCAAGAAGTTTTAGAAATGCTGATTGAATCATCTTTAGCTGATGGTCAACCTCTACCAGAGCCAAAAACACTAGAAAAGTCTTTAAAATAA